The Helianthus annuus cultivar XRQ/B chromosome 15, HanXRQr2.0-SUNRISE, whole genome shotgun sequence genomic sequence GAAAACATTTGTGGCTTGAATTGCTGGAAGTGAGGGAATCGTTCGATGGATTTTTTGTCTTCCTTGGAGACTTCAACGAGGTGCGGACACAGGAAGATAGGTTAAACTCCGTCTTTAACCCGAATAACGCCTTGGTTTTTAAGAACTTCATAAGATCGGCGGGCCTGTCGGAGTACAACATGGGAGGTGCAAAATTCACTTATATTAAGCTGGATGGGTCGAAACAAAGCAAGCTTGACAAAATTCTAGTTTGTGACGGATTCATGGATAAATGGCCAAATGCTAGATTAACGGCCGTTTTGAGAGAAAAATTGGACCACAGACCCGTCATCCCTCAGGTAAATTTCGATGACTTCGGCCCAATTCCTTTCCGGTTCTTCAATACCTGGCTCCAAGACTCGGAGCTGGCCGAGGTGGTTAAGTTGCAATTATCCAGCAGACAAAAGCTTCACACACATGGGCTTTCTTTGGCTGAATGTCTTAAAAGGCTCAAGGAAAGAATTAAAGAATGGAGAAGGAAGAAAAAAGAGGCGGAAAATAAACTGATCGTTGAATCTAGAACATTAATTGACGACTTGGAAATAAAAGCTGAGTCAGGGCCGCTAAATGAGGAGGATAAAAAGAAAAGATTTGAGGCAATAGATTTTATTGTTGACTAGGAATCAAAGAAGCTGGAAGAATTGAAAATTAAGGCAAGAGCATCATGGGTTCAAAATGGGGATGACAACTCGTCTTTATTCCACAAGTGGGTCAATTGCAACAATGCCAGAAATCGCATTAATGGAATTCTGGTAGATGATACATGGGTGACTTGGGTGGAGGACATAAAAAAggtgtttttcaaattttttagcTCAAAATTCAAGGAACCCTTGGCAAAGTGACCACGTATCAGCGGCAATGGTTTCAAGAAATTATCACTAGAGGAAGGCGAAGCACTTATCAGGCCGTTTACAAAAGAGGAGATTAAAGGTGTTGTGTGGGATTGTGGCGGTGAAAAGGCGCCAGGACCTGATGGGTTCACTTTTGGATTCTTAAAAAAGTTCTAGGGGGAATTCGAGTCACCGCTATTCGAGGTACTCAATGAATTTCATTCCCATGGCCCGTTATGCAAAGCTCACGGTGCTTCTTTCATTTCTCTCATCCCTAAGACAAACGATCCCAGGACCCTGAACGAATTCAGGCCTATCTCCTTGATCGGCATGGTGCATAAGGTAATATCTAAAGTGCTCTCGAATAGACTTGTCTCGGTCATCGATAATCTTGTCTCTCCTGTACAAACGACTTTCTTGAGGGGTAAAAACATCGTGGACAGCCCGCTAATCTTAAACGAAATTTTTGCATGGGTTAAAAAGACTAAAAAACAGGTTGTGTTCTTTAAAGTCGACCTGGAAAAGGCATACGATACCCTCAATTGGAAATTCCTTATTACGATTTTACACCACATGGGATTTCCATCCAAGTGGCGTTGCTGGATTATGGGAATTTTGTATGCGGGGTCGGGCAGGGTACTCGTTAATGGGTCACCTACAGGGAGTTTCAATATGGAACGTGGGTTTAGGAAAGGGGATCCCATCTCACCGTTTTTTGTTCATTTTAGCTTTAGAATCACTTAACATCATTATGAACAAAGCGGTTGAGGACGGCCTGGTCGGTGGGTTAAAATTACCTAACGGAGGCCCTTTAATTTCGCACCTTTTTACGCCGATGACGTGGTGTTTGTGAATGATGGTAACTTGGAGCATATGAAAAACCTGGCGCGGATCATGCATTGTTTTTATTTGGCTTTAGGCCTTAGGATCAGCCAATCTAAAAGCAAGGTATACGGGGTCGGGTTGGACGATTCGAGTATGGAGGACCTCGCAAAAGTGCTCAATTGCAATGTGGGATCTTTCCCATTTAATTATCTTGGTATGATGGGCGGATCCAACATGAACAGAATCGGAAATTGGAAACTTGTGGTAGATCATTTTAACTCTAAACTGTCTAGGTGGAAAGCAAAATGTCTATCGTTAGCAGGAAGAGTTACATTAGCGAAGGCGGTATTGGGTAATCTTCCCACATATTACCTCTCACTATATAAAGCACCAACAAAAGTAATTAACACACTCGAAGGCATTCGGAGAAGATTTGTTTGGGGGGGGGAGTAAGTTCGACAAAAAAATCAGATGGATTAAATGGGAAAAATTGGTGGTGTCAAAGAAGCTGGGCGGGTTGGGATTGGGGAGCATTAGAGACGCAAACCTGGCATTGCTAATCAAATGGTGGTGAAGACTAAGGGAAGACGAAAATCAACTATGGGTTAGGGTGATAAAAGCGATACATGGGAGATGTTGGAAAAAAGAAATCATTCCAATAAACAAGTCATTAACAGGGGTGTGGAAAAACATTGGGGCAATCAATAAGGAGTTCCAAAAAAGAAATTTAAACATTGATCTTAAATTGAAATGCAAAGTGGGCAAAGGGAAAAAAGTAAGGTTCTTGGAAGATTTGTGGATATGCAATAAAAAACTAAAAGAAGAATTCCCACTGTTATACAAAATGGCCTCTAAGAAGAATGCTAGTGTATATGAGAATTACATAAAGTTGGGCTCAAATATTGTTTGGCATTGGGACTGGAAGTCTAAACCATCAAACAGCGAGAGTTAGGCTGAGTTCTTACGGCTTTTCGAAATACTTAACAACAAAAGAATGAATGATTCGAATGATGCGTGGGGTTGGGAAACGGAAAGAGATAGTCTTTTTTCGGTGAAAGCCGTGAGAAATGACCTAGGCGATGCGACTTACCAAAGTGACGGTGACCCGGTTATGAAGTGGTGTGGATGGGCAACAGCCAAAGCGAACACATTGGCTTGGAGGAGTATATCGGGTAGGATTCCAACGCGTGTAGAACTAGCCAAAAGAGGTGTACTGGTCGGGTCCGTGATTTGTCCTTTTTGCGGCTATTAGGAAGAAACGGCTGATCACATCTTCGTCACGTGCATAAAGGCTAAAACCATATGGTGGCTCGTCGGAGTTTGGCTGGAAAACATGGGTTTACCTGCTTGCATGACGGTCAAAGACATTCTCGCTGTGGCATGGGGGTTAACTTACCGACTGTACAAAAGAAGGCTTTTTATTGTGTGATCATGGCGGCTTTATGGAACATTTGGATACAAAGGAACGAGAGGATCTTTAATTAGTGGCGGAGCTAGCCCAAAAATTCAGTGGCATCCccagtttatttatttttttgggaTCAGGGTTATCCtttatatataatcagattttttatttttcttttacactACGAAAACGATACAGAGACGGGGTAGAGGGGTAGCGCGTGTTACCCCTTCTAATACACTAGCTCCGCCCCTGTCTTTAATAACACTTATAAGTCATACTCAAGAATTGTCGAAAATATCAAAGAATGCTCACTACTTTGGCTTAAACATAGAGGCCAAATGAAGGATATTGGGAGAGATCTCTGGTTTAGCTTGGGTGTGAAAGGAATTATAAATAGGTGATAGATGTCTCTTACTTGTATGCCTTTCTAGCTCCTGGCTAGAAATTATATTTGTAACTGTTTTTTGAGCAATGTTATAATCCTCTtttccgttaaaaaaacttaactaaAGACGGGTGGCATGATTGATCCGTTTCATTTAATTATAGCTCACAACACAAAAcccaaaaacaaaacaaaacaaaaaagtCAATATTTCTCTCAATTTTGTGAATtaatatactttatttattactagtattttgacccgccgcgcgttgcgACGACGTCGAACCTTAAAGTAACCCGAATTTATATCGTCAAATATTTGATCCGACTCGTTTCCGACAAaaattacgtcaaaacgtagaccaactgaaaacacacataaaaataagcacgaagaCGTATGATATTTGATCTAATTCATTACCGAgaaaaatttacgtcgaaacgtaaaccaacttggaTTTATTCCGAAACGTACTTTAAAACAAGCACGtaagaaaatagtgttttttttaagttaaaactTGGTATAGGGCGTTGTGGCGGCATCAAAAtgtaaagtaactcgaatttatatcgtgtagtgaaaacgtattatatttgacccaaccGATTCCGACCAAAGTTTATGGCAAAACGCAAACCAACTAAAAACGCATAGAAAATAAGCACAAAAACTTCTTGTTTGACCTGACTCATTTCTGAAACTGGATTAATACCGCAACGTACTTAAAAATAGGCACGTAAGAAAATAATGTTTTTTAAGTTTTAGAATGGTACCGTGCGTTGCGGCAACATCAAAACGTAAAATAACTCGATTTTATACCGCCTAGTAAacacgtattatatttgacccgactcgtttccAAACCAAATTTATGCCAAAACATAGACCAACCGACGTACCTATAAAAAGTATGAAAACGTCATATTATAATGCTAAAAACTAAAGGGTTAAAATACACAGAGAacaaaacacaaatttttttaaaCGGCCAACGGAATCAATctcgagcactctcggggcactaAGTTGATCGATGTCTATGCACACGTGTTTTTTTATTTAAGCCACACACATATCCAAACTTCTACCATGCTTGTTACACCACTCATGCCCAAGCCTTTCACGCCCCGCTTTCGAGCCCCTGTTTCACCGTTTGGCGCTAGAAAATGATGAGATTGCGAGGCGTGTGACTCCATTACGTATTGTCTAACGTATAAAACGAATTGATGTCAACATATCATAATATTTTTCtggagtaaattgccaaaatcgtccttaAGGTTTAGGTCTGTTTGCCCGTTTCTTCCAAAATGACTTTTTTATGCCAAACAGCCCTTCACCTTTgtcattttttgtcattttcatccaaacaactaacgtagtttactttttatgttaagttgaaggatatttggatgaaactggcacatataaaacctcagggacgattttggcaatttactcaaactctttttaatttcttttatttaattaattttgtcatATATATTTAAAACAGAATATACAtgtagttttttaaaaaaaaataatagttttataCCATTTTTCAGGCGGTGTCTTTTTTAACGGATGTTGACAGGCGGtatcctttactaggtattttgttgcaagtttagtcctttacacccaacccagttaaaattctctgttaattgttgacaggcggtgtcctttactaggtattttgttgcaagtttagtgctttacctaggtattttgttgcaagtttagtcctttacacccaacaattaataGGGTTTTTTTAACTgagttgggtgtaaaggactaaacttgcaacaaaatacctagtaaaggacaccgtctgccaacattcgttaaaaaggacaccgcctgaaaagtggtataaagataaagggacaagacttgtaatttttccttttataaattttcatccaaaccactaactcaAGGTTtaggtgaaggatgttttaaattttctaaattaagacagaaattaatatcCAGTTTTTTATATAGATTAGTTTTATATAGAGAAGacgatatataaaataaatatcaatggtgtgcaacacataacaatcgattacaacttttagtatttaatcAAGTGTATAtatagaaaaaaattgtaaaatgttacatatttttaaatgtgttgagcacctaagGAATATGTTGCAGAAACAAAATATTTATCTAATTAAGATTATGGGGGTAACTAACTAATATTTATTACGAGTAgtttgagtaaagaaacttttggttcatggcattatacttactatttggtcggtaattttaaggtttggtaacgatacgCTGTTTGATAGGGGGCAGTGGCTTCTGTTTTTTtgttaggagcgaatttaaaatAGTAGAAGATAAATTACAAatttggtacatatgataagatttgtttatttgacatttttctGTAAGGTCACTAGCATTTTAGTTTTATGAAATTTAGAGGTTGaagtaaattttatttttataaaactgatgtATATAAAAAATGGAAATTAATTTTTATCttactttataaaatttaaaagatcCTTCAActtaatagaaaaaaaataactGAGTTAGTGGTTAGAtgaaaatttattaaaaaaatatatgacaaaactattaattttttttataagaaTTGTATGTATATTCTGTTTTATATATATGtgataaaattaattaaataaaagaaattaaaaagaatttaagtaaattgacaaaatcgtccctgaggttttatatttgccagtttcatccaaatatcctttaacttaacagaaaaagtaaactaagttagtgatttggatgaaaatgacaaaaaatgccAAAGGTGAAGGGCTATTTGATAcaaaaaaattattttgaatGAAACTGACAAACAAACTTAAACCTCAGGGATAATTGtgacaatttactctatttttctgcctatatatattgattttagacgcatgtatatgtgtatgtagtataTATTGATTTTAAACACACATATGTGTGTATCTAAACGCCTCACCATCGAGAAGACATCTTTGTCATGATGAAATCAGatattaataattataaaaaCGTAATCAAACATAATAATATGCTTTGTATTTTATTTGTCATGATGAAATCAGatattaataattataaaaacgtaacaaaaataataatgtgctttgtattttatgtttttagTGACACCTATGCATTTGGTAATAGTTACCAACTTACAACACATCGTCTAGTTCTCTCTACGTTTTTTGTCAAGAATTTCTCACATCAGTATCTTGTTATTCTTTTCAATAAAAGAATATTATTTTGTTCATAAAAAACATTTGGTTTTAGATTGTTTAATAATCGCTAACCTTTTCTAATATTTTTTCTTAATCATTTACTAGCTTAAAGTCCCGTGTTTTACACGTGTtgcataaatttaattttatataataatcaatatagttatatctttaaaatacCTTGTATATTGCACAAGTTatataaatataatgtaatcgATTAACACATGCGGTcgtcaagatacgtatttaaataataaatttgatgtactatttacttattaaaattttaatttgtttttctatttattattaggttagaaacaTATGTATTAAACGTGGTAAAACTAATGAAATATTAGATGATTATTAATAAAcggaaaaaataaaagaaataataaataaataagagagtTCCATGAAGTTTGTGATTTAATATGATTTTCTTATTTCTATAtcctattaaatattaaataaaaatcatattaaaaaattatttaactaaatttaatttaaatgagaataaaaatttatatattcGCCTGGTtctataaagaaaaaaaaaactttttctaTCCCCTACGGAGAAAATACATAttctatattattattaattaataattcAAAACTTTGATAGAAAAGTTACTATCCTCATCTAAATTGTATTTAGTTAAACTATTGTTTGAtagaaaaaagaaaatgaaaaataagaTAAGGAGATTATTAATTCAAAGTTTGAAAAAAAAGTATTATCCTTATCTAAATTATATTTAGTTAAACTATTATTTAAtaggaaaaaattgaaaaataagataAGAAGACACTAGAGATTGACAcgtgttaaaaaaatatttttatttattagtatagaaagattaaATGGTTAGCAAATTATtttataacaaacaaattatttatACTTATCATGTAATatttgtttactatttttaaactaattatttaattagtACATGCAGTTAAACTATTATTTAAtaggaaaaaattgaaaaataagataAGAAGACACTAGAGATTGACAcgtgttaaaaaaatatttttatttattagtatagaaagattaaATGGTTAGCAAATTATtttataacaaacaaattatttatACTTATCATGTAATatttgtttactatttttaaactaattatttaattagtACATGCAGTTGATCTACTTTCTTATTTTCATACATATTTATTAGAAATTCTACAACTGTCACCAACTTTTTACCGTTAGATCATGCGTAATGGTTAATGTCTCATAAGGGGCATTTTCCATTACATCAATATCATAATGCCTCTTCAAAAATCGTATAATGGTTAATGGCTCTTAATTTCCATTTTATTCAATACTTTTCATTTTTTCTCATCTTTTGTCATTAATCTAAAAATGTCTCTCTCTTTTCATGCCCCTATATAACGTCCAGGGGGATGGTGGTGGGTGCGTTATCAAACCCTTTCATGCCCTTATAACGCCCATTACACATGGCCTTAGTACATGTGGTTGTGGTGTATTAATGGTGAAATCATTTGTATTTGTAGAATTAATTACATACTTAGTACTTGTGTTATATTAATGGTGAAACAATTTGTAAAATTTAGTAACAATTGTGTAATTTCCAATAAATAGGCATGAAAATAGCAAAATGAGTAAACCACGGATACTAACCATGTAAATTATTGATATTTATAATTGTTgattgttttattttttgtttttttttatgttaacaCAAGTAATATCTAACACTCTATCTTGTTAAGATCAAATAACATACAAGTTTGAATGATTAGGTTCCATATATTTTTAAAAGAATATCAAACAAGTCTGGGTTGATTGGCAATCTAGACGAACCGACATAACGGGTTATTACACAAATAAATTACAGGAAAAAAGAATAAGGTTTTATACACAAAACTTTGTCATGCGTGATCATGCTTAAACTTTCCCGAAAGTATGCTCCCGCGGAAATGGCGGTTTAAAGGTGTTCGGTTTTTCGCGTACTTGGTTGTCCTTCCATCTAGTTCCTGCCTTAGAAGCCTATCATAAACACTAAAAACAATTACTGTTTAAGTCAAACGGTCAATGCGATCAAAAACAATGATGAAAACAAGTTTTGCTCAAATGATGCAGGCTGGAAGAAAACTTGTCTCTTCCTTAGGCACTCTGTTATCTCTTCTGGCGACTCTATAAACAGTAAGGCATTAATCTTCACGCAAAGTCATTTGAACAAGCATGTTGTGATACCAAATTATGCGAGCTGGAAGCGCACTCAAATGTCTCAAAGTCATAAGTTATTTAAAGGCTTGGAACCGAATGGTTCCGTCTGAATCTCGGCTACCTTAAGAGCTCACAAGGTCTTGATTACAATTCTTCAATATTcaaaacaaaagctataaaaaagGTTGTCCTTATCGAATTTTAAGGACTACCAAAACCCTAGTTTTGGAAACCATATAAAAAGCTAATAATTATAATTCAATCAATTTTTTAATGACAAACTAACCTACTACTAAATACTCTTATACTTGTATCTCATAGGATTTGAACCCTCTATCTCCAGTATAGGTGGGAGACTGTAGGATCGagattcgacctaaacgagtctatcagaagagttctaatccaaaCCAAAGGCGGAATTCAGTGATTCGGACTTGATTGCAGCTTGATTCACACACAGATTCACTTAaaatgtcttgtatattgatttgacaCGATTACAGATCAAACGACACTTcagcagcacctcggctctggaATCACAACCGTTTTAAATGAAATCACAAGCTCAGGTATTTATAGTGGATGCCATTTCGCATGGAATGGACATGatccatttcatgcgaaatggacAATGTTCAATTCGTGCGAATTGGCCTCTGCCAGTTCGTGCGAAATGGTCCAACATCTCTAAAATCCTATAAACTAGCCTACCAAGCTCCACTCTATCCAatctagatacaagactcgatacaagacgaagtcgacaaacaTATGCATCCACAGACTCCCCTTAAAATACAAAATCGTTTAAAGAAAAATTGACAAACCGATGAGAATTGCTTCAAATCTCCATctatttggcataaacaatcagaactccccctgacaacaaactattttcccattatgatttcaaaacacttaagtttgttttaatcaaaatggtttttccggaaaattagttttgttgaaacCACTTGTAAGATTGGGATAAACTCATTATTTTGTTTTTTCAATCattttgtatgaaagttaaatcaagttcaacttaatgaccttgattaaccacttgtaagttcaCTTGTAGGAACTTatcaacaataccacttgtaagttgaaatatgacaatttgagttttaccacttgtaggttttttcaaacaaacatattcaagaatgatgccgattcctgctccacgattaccaacttgggagctccggcaagtcagaattTTAAGTAGAAAATgctgtcacccaagcctgaccagtcttgggTGATTGTGAATCATCTTCAATCCACCATtttttttgatttataaaactcttttgcacctttcaccttcccatcgatcatctttccaaaaatatatttcacttttccattaaacgctgtttcagcatcaaattcttcttTACCAAGGAAGAATTGATCTGAGATTTCAATCTTTCCAACTTTTAACTTCAAGTTTTCTTTTGACAATAGCGGAAAGTTTTCATCGTTCATTTCTGGAACGAAATTCTCATTATTTTTCACAACAAatgactcctctgactttgacgagtcagattcattgtcagaactagtTTCAGATTTAACAACCCGTTTTTGTTTATTCAAATCGACTTTCTTTTATAAAAAACGtttcgaactttcaccaacttcgaaagttgaatttttgaaaactttgattTTTTCTGCTGGTTGTTCTtttttatcaacacatttctttTTCAAATCTGAGTTATAAGTAACTCCCTGTTTTGTATAAGTAGActtggggcaattccaagcaatgtgtccaacttcttgacatttgaaacaggttcttctgtcaactcttggtgcagaatttttcaaaacattctttttcttttctgcGAGAAACTCTTTGTTTGACTGTTTTCTGAACAGtttctccttttcttcttctgaactagtacctgaaacaaatttagtttttggtttaaaatttttctcatttttatgattttctggggGAATATATCCTTAacctttctttttcaaattactgttatggtttagtttcttttgaaaaccagaaccagaactgtaacctttttttcttgttcaatctttgttgaacccttgaagtgtattttttaggtttttcagtaagatttacatcttttattttagaaatattaatttctgttaatttgaaaacatgtttgatctgttcagttttaacacttcttattggaaattcctcatcaaaaaataatttgttagaatcattcaaagtatatgctactttgaatgtttcatcattccaAATATTTTTTGACatcagaaattctttattgtaaacccgtttgaccgGTGATCTCGGACTCTTGTCTAatgaactcgaactttcagatttagactccgacgttgactcttcatccatatccaacacctgatcgaccactttctttaataactcagactcatgatcagtgtcagacgctgtgaatgtgacgtcaatgttgtctggtaactcatcagttgtttcagaccTTAACTTTATATTGATTGCCTTTTTTaattgttcctcatttggttttctaggagaataactttcccagatcggaggcggacacttgttatacttgatactttgtttcttaccagtattcgTAACTTCCATctttttatcttgaaaagcttcaagacctgcaacagtaggataaactctatcaatcaaataatcacaagttgaATAACTCAGCaacaatcgtctgattctttcattttcaaactTTTCGGTCTCCAAATCCTGCTTCAGTTTTGCACACTCTTCAATATAGCTATTTATGACCTTCTGCTTAGtcattaatgttgaactcatcatCGTTGAGGCAGCTTCTACTTCTAAGTTTGTCTTGTTCAAACTGTCAAGCAttctgttcagcacatcatatgattcttttacatacttaacatcaaacaacaatttttctttcaactcgtCTAGTTCactatacttcttgtctttctcttcacaatgtttgcatggttccaaacattttagacaaggtttCGTGACCtagacaatcttttcaacttcgataatcttttcaacttcgataatcttttcaacttcgactatcttttcaacttcgacgattttttcaacttcaacaattttttcaacttcaacaattttttcaacttcaacaattttttcaaccaCCTTCTCAATCACATTCTGTTCTGTTTCAACTTCTGTCATCACTTCATTATCATCAATTTCGACCCTCTCTGTCGGTTTTTCTTCAGCGTTTACCTTTGCAGTTTCCATCTGAACTTTAGTTTGTTCTTCAGCAACCCTTCTTGCTTCAATTTCTTCCAATTCTCTCTTCAGTCGAGCAGCCCTTTTCTCTTTCAACATCTcgattttatctgcaaaaaacaaattaaaactaaacgAGTCCAAATTTTTTCTAGCTGTATtaatatactcttcctcatcatctgtGTCTTCATCACTTTCTGATGACTTGTTTGGCTTAGATTTGACTGATTCTTCTTCCAAGATTCGAGCAACAAATGCTGTTTTTTCTGAATCagccggaatgtatttgtcccaactaaatccctttggcaatctttcatcatcttgattaactagataagctttcttctttccatcttcaataacacgggatgatgacggttgttgagcaacctgatgataaattgcttttcgatggtaatcgttgtttccaaacgGATCTTGTCTTCTGGTTGCTTCTCTGTTTGTACATTCTCGTTTAAAATGCCCCTTTTCtcggcaacgaaaacaagtaacctttgatttgtcaaaccctAACTGAGATGTAgcagcatcacgaagatcatctctaccggtgatttgtttgaatttttctgctcttctcaaaacactagctaaacaccacttgatatccatcaactcaagttcttcagaatcaatctgatcataatcctctttggtgagcatcggATTCCCAATTCTTGCAGAAACTAAGCTTTCATAAGACTCTAACATAGtaacaagtgatgccatgtgttgcttagccataTCTGGAGtgagattttgaccattttgtaTGTTTAATGTCACATTGCATTGCAGATTTGTTGAACTCTGTCGTTGAGAACTTGGTGTTGAGAAATtcggatcaaaacttgaatacgatgacgaatatCCACCACTTTAAGTTGTAGTGCTAACATTTGTTCCGGAAGTACCATCAGCACTGAAAGTAGTCTGAATCTTCGAACTCGGAGTAGTCTCAAATTTGCTTCTGAATGAACTTGCACAAATTCATACTTTCAGATTTTCTCATATGTTTTAAAATCAacagatatgttccccatttaTCTTGTGGTCGCATCAGAAAGCTTATTAACCCATTCATCATCTTCCTTTTTGATGTCCAATCTTTTCATTTCCtggacaagatgacaatatctattgATAGTCTTCTTAGTCGTTTCACCTT encodes the following:
- the LOC110893104 gene encoding uncharacterized protein LOC110893104, which translates into the protein MTSSQIGRLWDSSAVDFAIADAAGRSGGLISLWNPSIFNVNLRIIKQNFIIVGGKITRLDGEFFIVNVYAPNNECKRKHLWLELLEVRESFDGFFVFLGDFNEVRTQEDRLNSVFNPNNALVFKNFIRSAGLSEYNMGGAKFTYIKLDGSKQSKLDKILVCDGFMDKWPNARLTAVLREKLDHRPVIPQVNFDDFGPIPFRFFNTWLQDSELAEVVKLQLSSRQKLHTHGLSLAECLKRLKERIKEWRRKKKEAENKLIVESRTLIDDLEIKAESGPLNEEDKKKRFEAIDFIVD